Below is a window of Methanocaldococcus jannaschii DSM 2661 DNA.
CTGAATTCATTTACAATGTCTTTAAATTCATCTACTGTATAACCTCTCTTCATTCTCTTTAAAATCTCATCGTCTCCACTTTGTAAAGGCAAATGTAGAAATTTTCCAACTTTCTCATTTTGATAGACTTCTATAAGTTCATCTAAGATTAGTTCAGCATTTTTAGCATGCATCATTCCAACTCTCATTATAAACTCTCCCTTTATTTGAGTTAGCTCATTCAATAGGTTAGCTAAGTTATCTCCAATATCAAATCCATAGCATGCAGTATCTTGTGCAGTTATCAACAAGCATTTAGCTCCTTTATTTATTAACTCTTTGGCTTTATTAACGATTTTTTCTCTTGGATAAGATATTAGCCCACCTCTTGCTATTTTCACAATGCAGTAACTGCAGTTTCCTATACAACCTTCACATATTGGCAATGGAGTAATTAATGATGGTTTTAAGTAATCTAACTTCTTATAGAGTGTTTTGTTGATGTCCTCTTCAATATATGGCATTCTGTAGTGTTTTTCAACGTAATTTTTCAATATCTCTCCAGCTTTGTGAGCTTCTCTTGGATATATATGTAGGAATCCTTTAACCTTATTCTTTAAAGCCTTTGGCAAACATCCAGCAACAACAACCTCCTTTCCTAAATTTTTAAGTTCGTTTATTCTGTAAATCATTCTATTCTCTGTTTCTAATCTAACAACACATGTGTTTATTATTGCAATATCTGCCTCTTCTAAGTTATTAACTACTTCAAATCCATGTTTTTTTAGAGAATTCTTTATAATTTCTGTATCAGCGGTGTTTAAAACGCATCCATAGCCCTCAACATATACTCTCATATCCATCACCACTTGTAAATAATATAACCACATATTTAAATTTTATGTTGTGCATTATTTAATAATAACCAAATAAGAAATAGAAAATAAAATAGCAATAGCAAGTTAGAGTTTATAAACTTACTCAATCAAATCAGAAAATAGCTTTATGATATCCTTTGAGCTTAAAACACCAACAATTTTATCTTCACATGGTGATTTCACATATAAATGATGAATCCCTTTTTCAGCCATAATCTCAACGGCTTTTTCTAATGGAGCTTCTGGGCTAACAGTTATTGGATTTGTTGTCATTATCTCCTCCGCTGTTTTATCTAAATCATTATAGTGTTTTAATACATCTGTATCTGTTATAATTCCCCAGAATGTCTCTCCATCAGAAACTACGACAGATGATATATCATACTTTGCCATTGTTTTAATAACATCGCTTAATTTTGTATCTAAGGTTACTTCAACAACTCCCTTTTTCATAACATCTCTAACCAAATACTTTGATATCATGCTTACACCTCCTCAATTATATATTTACTATTCTTAGGTTTTTATAAATTCTCTTCTTTTTGAAACATACTGTAGTTATAAACCAAAATCTTTATATAGTCAAATATGACAATTGATGTATGATAACCTTCATATATTTCTTTGGCAATATCATCTATTACCTCCCAATTTATTCATATATTAACAATTACAAATTTATGCTTATGGTGATAATAATGGATGATTTAACTCAACTACCTGGTGTAGGTCCTACAACAGCTGAGAAGTTAAAAGAAGCTGGTTACACTGATTTTATGAAAATTGCAACTGCATCCATCGGTGAGCTAACAGAAATAGATGGAATTAGTGAGAAAGCTGCAGCCAGGATTATAGAAGCTGCAAGAGAACTCTGCAATTTAGGGTTTAAAAGTGGAACTGAGGTTTTATCCCAAAGAAAAAATATATGGAAGCTCTCAACTGGAAGTAAGAACTTAGATGAGATTTTAGGAGGAGGCTTGGAGAGTCAGTCAGTTACTGAATTTGCTGGAATGTTTGGTTCTGGTAAAACCCAGATAGCTCATCAGGCATGTGTTAATTTGCAGTGCCCAGAGAGAATAGTAGCAGATGACGCAATAAAGGATGAGATTTTAAATGAACCAAAGGCAGTTTATATTGACACAGAAGGAACATTCAGACCAGAAAGAATTGTCCAAATGGCAGAAGCTTTGGGTTTAGATGGAAATGAAGTTTTAAATAACATCTTTGTAGCAAGAGCCTACAACTCAGATATGCAAATGTTGTATGCTGAAAATGTTGAGAATTTAATAAGAGAAGGGCATAATATAAAGTTGGTTATAGTTGATTCATTAACATCAACATTCAGAACTGAGTATATAGGAAGAGGTAAATTAGCAGAGAGACAACAAAAATTAGGAAGGCACATGGCTACTCTCAACAAATTAGCTGATATATACAACTGTGTTGTTATAGTAACTAACCAAGTAGCTGCAAGACCAGATGCTTTATTTGGACCTTCAGAGCAGGCAATTGGAGGGCATATTGTTGGGCATGCAGCAACATTTAGAATATTCCTAAGAAAGGCAAAAGGAGATAAGAGGGTTGCTAAGCTTTATGATTCTCCACACTTACCAGATGCTGAAGCAATGTTTAGGATAACCGAAAAGGGAATTCATGATTAATTCTTTAAATTAATTTTTAAAATATATCTTTAAAAAATAAAAGAAATAAAACATCTAAAAAATTAATTAGCAGATTTCTTTTTTCATCAACTCTTTTACTTCTTCTAAGAACTTTCCATACCCAACTCTTTTCATAACTGCAGCTAATCTTTCTCTTTGTGGTTTTTCAGCATATTTGCCATAAACAACCAACACCTTATCAATAAAGTTTATAATTTCATCAACACTCATCAACTTCATTTTAACTCCTTCAACAACCTCTCTTCCAGTTTTTCCACCAACATAAACTAAATAACCCTCTTCTTTAACTTCCCTTGCCTCATTTGGACAGTTTTTAATACATTTTCCGCAGCCAACACATACGTTGTAATTTGTGTAAGATGTTTCTCCTCTAATATCAATTGCCTCAACCTTACAAACCTCAGCACATCTTCCGCAACCGTTACATTTTTCTTCATTTACCTTTGGATATTTTACTCCAGCTATTCCAATATCATGAACTTGTGGTCTTACACATCCGTTTGGGCAACCGCTAATTGCAATTTTAAACTTATATGGAGCAGGTCTCTCTTTGAAGTTATCTTCAATGATTCTTGCAAGTTCTGTTGTATCTACTAAACCACTGCTACAGTTTCCTCCTCCAGGACAAGCCAATGTTGCTCTGACTAAAGGCCCCTCTGAACCTGTTAGAAGACCTTTTTCTCTCAACCTTAAAACAATATCTTCAACATCAAATCCACTAATACCGTGAAGTTCATAGCCAGCTCTATCAGTTACTTTTATCTTTGCATTGTATTCTTCTGCAATATCTAAAATTTCTTTTATCTCCTCTGGCTTATACCATCCTCCTGGCTTAGCTCTAACTCTTATAAAGTATGTTCCATCTGCTCTCTTTCCAATTCCTCCGTAATCTGCAGTCCAGTAGAATGAAACATACTCATTATTTTCTCTCCTTCTCTCAACTTCTTTCTTAAATCTCTTTAATTTTAGCTGTCTTAATTTCTCAATTTCTTCTAAATTAACTCCTTCTTTTAATTCTACAGCATTTTTAATTTCCTCTCCCTTTTCAGTTCTTATTATGATTGTTGAATAACCATCTGGACTTCCAACACACCCAACTGAAACATCCGCCATCTCTGCATCAAAATCCCTACACATCTTACAGCCAGAGCAGATTTCAAACTCTTTTAGGTCAAATTCCTTCTTCTCTCCATTTACATAAACGAGGAGTTTTCCTTTCTTAATGTCAAATTTCTCAACTTTTTCAATATCTATTCCATGTTTTGATAGAACTTCCTTCATGTTGTCGTATCTAAACTTCTCAGTGCAGAATAAGCCAATTAAATACTCTATTTTTGGCAGTTTTACTGGCTTTCCATTTCTTCCTAATTCAAGGTCGTGCTTAGCATGGTATGGGAAATACTGCAGTTTTCTCAATCCGTTAATTTGGCAAGGCAATCCAACAACAGCAACTTTCTCTAAACCCATCTCTCCAGCCTTTCTTAATGCATCTAAGGTTGAGATTGCATATTTTGATTTTGCAGTTTTTAATAAATCCTCTGCATTTTGAACAACCAATGAAACTGGTTTCCAGCATTCATCTCCAACGACTATAGCTCCATCTATCTTTCCGTTTTCTAATAGGTATTTTAGAAATGCTGTAACAACTCCCCCATCTTGTCCTTCAATATCACTTTTTGCATAATAGTATTTTTCATAAAACTTCTCTCTAATCTTTATCTGATACTTTGCAGAAGAAACTCTTGGACATACTTCAAAACACATTCCATGACCTTTTCTTAAACATTCATCGATTAACTTTGGTCTTTCATCAAAGGTTAATATACCATTAGGACATACTATAGTGCAGGTCCCACATCTTGCACATACTCCACTATCGACTATTTCATTTAACTTCCACTCATACATTTTTTCACCACTAAATGTGTGATTGATTTATTCACACTTTAATGCTATTTAATAAAACTATATAAAACTTACTAATGTGTTCATGAATTACACACATATAAATTTCCCCCAAATGTGTATTTATATTTTTTGATATTTTTTGAATTGAGAATTGAATGTTATTTTAATAATATTAGGTGATAGTTGTGGATTACATAACTCCATTAATGGAGAGTATGAAAATCTCTGCTTATTATACCATAAGAATATCTATTATTGTTTTAACAACGGTGTTTATTGTTAATTACATTATGAGTACTGGCATCATGAAGAAGCTAAGTAATATGTTATCTCCAATTTTAAGAAGGCTTAAAGTTAATCCTCTTTCAATATCCTCTACTTTAGCATGCTTTTTCAGCCCAACAGTAGGATACTCAATTTTAGCAGAGGGATTGAAGGAGAATAAAGTAAATGAAAGAGAGGTTATAGGAGCTTCTTTAGCAAATTCATTCCCTTCAGTTTTGTCCCATACATTCACATTTTTTATTCCAGTTGTTGTTCCAATTTTAGGACATACAGGAGTTTTATATGTCTTGATAAGGTTGGGGGTAGCTTTAGCAAAGACAATAATTGGATTTTTATATTTATCAATTATATCAGAGGATTATTCCTTTGAGATGCCAGAGATAAATAAATTAAACAAAAAGGAGAATGCAAAGAAATCATTTAAAAGCACTATTAGATTTGCCAAGAGATTAATACCAATAATGTTTTTTATGATGACATTGGTTCTCTATTTGTCTAAAATTGGATTTTTTGATTATGTTGAGAAATTTGTTCAACCAATAACAAACTTGCTAAATTTAAATCCCAACGTTGGCATTTTGGCATTGACAGAGATTATGAATGTGCAGGCAGCTATAGTTATGGCTGGTGGATTTTTAAATGAGGGAATTTTGAGCTCAAAAGAGGTTTTAATTGGTTTGATTATTGGGAATGTTTTGACATTCTCAACAAGATATGTTAAGCATTCCTTACCTTTGCATGTTTCTCTATTTGGAGCTAAGTTAGGGACTAAAATAGTTATGGTTAATGCAGCAATCACTTTGTTGTTGGATATCTTTATAATAGCGGGGCTTTTATTAATTTAATGTATTTTAAATAAAAATAAACCAAAAGATTTAATTAATTTTATTTGATTTTGTAATAGTATTTTAAATCATCGTCTCCTCCAAACAACTCTGGGTGAATCATCTTTGCAAAGTCCATCATATAACCAGCTGGGTCTCTTGCCTCCCAAACATAATAATCTGGATGAGACACATAGAACCTTCCAGTTTTAAATGCTTTAAATTCAGCAAAGTTTGGATTTATTTTTAATAAATCTTCTTTTGTCTTAACATCTCCATAGAACCATATTAATATAACAACATCTGCGTTCATAGCCCTTTCATAAAACGTTTCTTTATCTACATATTGATAGCCTCTATTATAATCATCAAATACATTTTTACCTTTAAACTCAGCAATCATTTTGCTGTAATAACTATCATTTCCATAGATTCCTGGCATATTTTTGGTTTTTGACCAGCTGAAGATAACAACCGTTGGTTCATTTGTTACATTTTGAACCTTTTTCAATATATTTTCTCTTACTTTAACTACATTTTCAAACCATTTATCTGCTTTTTTATATGCGTTGGATCCCCAGAATGCCGCGGCAAATTTTATCCACTCTACTCTTCCCATGTATGTTGGTTCTTGATAGGTGTAGAATCTTGAAACAGTTACTCCCAATTCTTTTAGTTTCTCTTCAACCACATCTTCACTCTTCCAGTCACCTAAAAAAACAATATCTGGAGTCAAATTTACTATTAACTCATAATTTACTCCTTTACTTGGACTTCCTATATCTACCACTTTTCCTTCATCAAACAATTCTTTAAGTTTTGGCGACTTTTCTACAGCATACTTTGGAGCCCCAACTATAGTATGATGATAGGCATTCAATATGTCTGCTGCTGATATAATTGGGCAATAAAAGTCTGTAACGATTCTTTTTACAGGAACTTTTATTATCTTCCCATCTGAAATGTTAGGAGCCTTAGCATTTCCTTCAACCAAAACAAACTTGTTACCCACAGAATCAGCAACTACACAATAACCCTCATCCCAGTGAGGATAGAGTTTGAACGTTTCTGCGTATCTAACCACATTAACTCCTAATTTTGGCTGAGTTTCAGCTTTTTGTGATTCAGATTGGGTAGTTTGTTGAAGCTGAGTTGTAGTTTTACTCTCTTCCACACATCCTGCAAATGCAACTATAACCCCAATCATTAAAATTGATAGTAAGAATAATTTTCTCATAATATCACTCTGTTCATATTTTTTAAAAAAAATTAATAACATTTAGGACTATAAAGATTATCTAATATAAATTTTACTATTATTATTGTTATTAATTGTTAGGAGTTATTAAGTATTTCATATCATAAATTATAAAAAACCTTATTTTATTTAAAAATCATTTGAGTGATGCTTATGTTGAAAACAGAAAACTTATCTGTTGGATATGGAAACTATGTAGTAGTTGAAGGCATAAATTTGGAAATAAACAGAGGAGAAATTTTGTGTATTATAGGCCCTAATGGAGCAGGGAAATCAACACTCTTAAAAACAATAGCAACTTATTTAAAACCAAAGAAGGGAGTGGTTTATTTAAATGGAAAAAAGATTCATGATTTAAAGCCAAAGGATTTAGCAAAGGAAATGGCTGTTGTTCTAACAGAGAGGGTTAATCCAGGAAACATGACAGGTTTTGATGTTGTAGCAATTGGAAGACACCCATATACTGATTTATTTGGTAGATTGACAGAGAGGGATAAAAAGATTATAATCGAATCGGCAAGGGCAGTTAATGCAGAATATTTGTTGGAGAAAAATTTCTTTGAGATGAGTGATGGAGAAAGGCAAAAAATAATGATAGCAAGGGCATTAGCTCAAGAACCAAAGGTTTTAATCTTGGATGAACCAACATCATTCTTAGATGCCAAGCATAAAATTGAATTAACTTTATTATTGAGAAAGTTAGCAGATGAGAAAAATTTAGCCATAGTTGTTACTTTACACGATATTGAACTTGCTTTAAGAATTGCTGATAAGATGGCTTTGATAAAGAATCATAAAGTTATTGCTTATGGATATCCTGAAAATGTTATGAAAAGGGAGATAGTTAATGAACTCTATGATTTAAAGAATGCCAATTATAGTGAGGTTATTGGTTATTTTGAATTAAAGAACAATCCAATAAAAAATAAAAAAATATTTGTTATATGTGGAGGAGGAACTGGGGCTAATGTTTTGAGATATTTGGTTAAGAATAGATATGATGTTGTTGTTGGCCATCTTGCATAAAAATGATGCTGATTACTTTATAGCAGAGGCAATGGGAGTTAAGATAATTGAGGAAGAGGCATATAAAAAGATATCAAAAGAAACATTTGAAGAGGCATTAAAAGAATTAAAAAATTCGGATGTTGTTGTTTATACAGATTTCCCTATAGGAGAGATGAATGAGCTAAATTTAAAGCTTATTGAAGAGGCAAAAAATTTAAAAAAGAGGATGATTTTTTACGAAGATGATATTTCAGTTTTGAAAGAGATTTAACTTTTAGAATTAGCTTGGTGAATAATATCTCTTTTTTAGGTATATTCATAAAAGTTTATATGTAGTAGGAAGTATAATATCAAATATAGTAATTTAAATTTGAATAGGGGGTTTGTATGGACTCTAATATCTTAAATATTAGAGAACTTAGAAAACAGGCTGTTAACTTAGAGAAAGAAGCAAAAAAAGAAAAACAGAATGGAAATTATAAGAAATCTGCAGAATTATTTTTAAAAGCATCAGAAATTTATAATAAAATTAGGGATGAGAAAAACAAAAAATGGACACTTGCTAATTATTATTCTATTATGGCGAAAGAATATTCGTTTTCTAATGAATTTGATAAAGCGAGGGAATTTTATAAAAAAGCTGAAGAATTATTTTTAGAACTAGGGATAAAGAAATCCGCTATGTATTGTTTTTATTATTATTTAAAGACCTACATATATGAAGAAAAAGAAAAAGTAGAGAAAAAAGACAACGATAAATATTTAGAACTTTTAAACAAATATATAATTGAAGCTGAACAATTTTTAGAGAAGTATAAAGAGTTTTCAGATATTTGGATGTATTTTGATATAAAAATATACTATTATAAGAAACTATCAATAAAACATAGGAAATTCGAAGGAAACCTCGATAAAGCCATAGAATTAACAGAGAAGTGTTATAAGTTAGCGGAGGAATCATACAATAAATTTAATGACAAAAACTACAAAAAAGCAGAAATTTTTAATAAACATTTCTACTACAATTTGATGGCTCAAAAATTTGAGAGTGAAAGGAAATTTAAAGAAGCTGCAGAATATTATAAAAAATCTGGAGACACAATAAAAGAAATTGATGAAAAAATTGCTTATGATGAATATGCAAATAGCTACAAATGGTTGGCTATTGAGAACAAATACAACAAAGAAAAATTTGAGGAGTATATTAACAAAGCTATAGAATTTTCAGAAAAAAGAGGAGATAAACTACAGGAATACTATTATTTGGGATTAAAATATGACCATTTAGTAAGATTTGCTAATGATTTGGAAGAAAAAATCGATTATATCAAAAAATCAAAAGAATATTATTACAGGTCTAAAAGCTTCGAATTCGCTAAATATATGGAATATTTAGAGTATTATTATCAATTTAAGTATGAATTACTCAATGGAAATTATGAAAAAGCTTTAAATTTCTTACAAAAAGCTAAAAAATCTTTAAAAAATGTGAAAATATCAAATATAATCTTTTCAAAATATACTCTGGAGTGCGATGAACTTATTTGTAGATTTTATTTAAGTATTTCACAAGGAGAGTTTAAAAAGTCTGTGGAATTATTGGATGAATACTTAGAAATATCATTAAAAATATTATCCGATTGGAAAAATACAAGAAAATATAAGTTCTATGAATATTTAAAACCTTGCGTAGAAATCTTAAGTAAAGAGTCATTTACAAAAGATGATTTGTTCTTATTAGAAGATGTTATCTTAGAGGTAAGAAATGAAAAAATTAGCCTTAATTTATATAAAATATGCTCTTTAACTTATGCTTATGTTTCATTATGGAAAAACAAGATAAGAGATAAAGAAATACTTGAAAAAATAAAATTAAAGATTATTAAACAAATTACAACCGAAGATGTTTCAAAAGATTTAGAAAATAGAATAAAAATCCAAATGGCAATAGAAAGAAATGATTGGTTATTGAGATTACCACCAGCACTTGTTGAAAATTTTGATAATTGCATATACTTCTTAGAAGAAGTTTTAGATGAGTTTAAACATGCTGCATATAGGGAGTTTTATAGATTGTTGGAAAATTACCTAAAAATTATTGTTGAATTTAATGCTATGGCATTATGGGGGGATACTTGGAAACAAATATTAGAAGAAAAAATATCTAACAGAAAAAAACCTTTCGAAATATTTACCTTTGGAGATTTTGCTCAATCTCTAAGGTTACTTAAAAATGAAGGTTGTGAATATTGTAAAAATATCGATGACGAGATTTTTGATTTATTGGACAAACATGTTAAAATTAGAAATAATTTATCTCATGATTTCAATGCAAAAGCTCCTGAAGATATTGATATAAAGGGAGATACTCTCAAAATAATCTATAGCACGTTAAATGCATTTCCGATATGTGTAAAGGTAACACACGATAAAAAGAAACCTTGGTATGGTGTTGAGGTTATATGGAATCAATTACCTAAAAAAATGTCATTATACTCAAATACTGAACTGAAAAAAGGATGTTTATACTATATCGAGCCATATTCAAATATTTTAGATAAAAACAAAATGCATCCAAAAATCATAATACCAATTGAAGTATCAAAAGATATTGTTTATCCAAATAAAAATTAAAATTAATCAATCTTTATTTTCTTTTCACCCTTATAAACCAAATATACAACCAACATCCCTCCCAATATATCCAAAACTGCTCCAATAGGAAGAGGGGAGGCGGGCCTATTTATTCCATAGAGGTAGTGGATTGGAAGATAGTATTTCAATGAAAGGATATGACATGAAACCATCAAAATAACTCCCAAAAACATTGTTGCTGGAACTAAGTATCTATGGTCAGAGGTTTTTATTAATGGTCTTGCTAAGTATGGAGCAATAATTCCAATAAACGCAATTAAACCTACATAAGGAATTATAGCTCCAGTTATAAACGAAGCGAAGAATAAAACTAACAGTCGTGTCTTTTTTATATCCAATCCAAAACTTTTCGCATACTGCTCTCCAAACAGTAGGGCGTTTAAAGATTTTATTAAAAACATAACTCCAATAATAAATATAATTGAGCAGATTGTCATTGGAATTACATCTCCTAATGTTATCTTAGATAAAGAACCAATTGTAAATCCCCAATACTCTTGAATCTTCAACTCTTCAGCATTTGCAATTAAATAGGCTCTTAAACCCATAAAGAAATAACTCAGCAATAAAGCAACAATTATAACCCCATTTGCCTCTCTAACTCTCAAAGCAATAATAATTAGCAAAATCATTGAAAATATTCCTCCACACCAGCCAGCAACTAAAATGCTCTTTTCTCCAAAAATCTCAAATAAATGTGAGAGAGAATCAATAAATATAACCAGTGCAACAACCATTAAAACTCCAGACGATATTCCAGTTGTGTATGGAGAGGCTAATAAATTCCTAAATAGAGTTTGAAGCATTAATCCAGCTACAGATATGGTTAATCCAATAAGAACCGCTCCAATTATTGGAGGCAGTCTAACATCTTTTATTATTATATCTTTAAACTCATTTCCAGTAGTTCCCTTTAATAGGAAATTAATTATGTCTTTTACAGTTATTAAATGGGTATCTCCAGCCAAATATAGGGCAGTAAAGGGCAATATTAAAGAGAGGATAAATAAAATTAACAAAATCCCAACTTTATTCATTTAAATCCCCATTTTTCTTATTTTTAGGTAGATTATAATTGCTATTGGTGCCCCAATTATTGATAGAGGGCAGAGTAGAGGAAGGACATTCGTTGATGATATTAAAACTCCCGGTCTTGTTAATATGTCTGCAACAACTAAAAATACAGCTCCTAAGAGCATGGTTACTGGAATTACATAGATATGTTTGGAAGTTCCACAAATCATTCGTGCAAGTATTGGGCAGGTTATTCCAACAAACGCTATCGGTCCAGTAAATGCTACAACTGTTGCAGTTAAAACGCAAGAGAGAATAATAAGCCACATCCTTAAAGATTTTATATCAACTCCTACACTGATTGCATACTTCTCCCCTAACAAATTTGCATCCAATTTTTTTGATAGAAAGATGTGGGTTAAAATTGAGAGTGGGATAATTAATTAAAGCCATTATAACAACCATGTCCCATGTTAGATTATTTACTGAACCCATTTCCCACATCAAAAAGCTTGAAAGATTGCTATTTTCCTCTCCAATATAATCTCCCAAATAAATAACAATAGTAGAAAATCCAGAAGCGATTGCTCCAATCATTAAACCGCAAATTAACAAAGTTGAAACTTGCTTAACAACCCTTGCAATATTTATTACTATAAACATCGTTATAAATGCTCCAATGTATGCAGATATTATAAATCCATAAATGTTGTGTGGAATTCCTAATTTGAAGAGCATGTAGGTAAAGAGGTATAAAACAACTCCTAACGATGCCCCACTTGCAACTCCCATTAGGTAGGGGTCTGCTAATGGGTTTCTAAAATAGCCCTGCATTAAAATCCCTGCTAATGCAATGGCAATTCCAGCAACAATTGCTCCAATAGTTCTTGGCAATCTCAACTTAAAGATAATTTTATCCTTTATTTTGTTTCCAGTTGTGCCTTTTAGTAGATAATCAGCTAATTCTTTATTTTTTATAGAAATGGTTCCTAATTTTATGCTATAGATTGAAGAAATCACTAACAAAATACTTAGGATTATTGATAAGGTTAAAAATCTTTTAAGTTTCATAATAACACACTCATTTACTATTTAATTACGTTATTATGATTACTTACTACGTATATGAGTAAGAGGTAATAATGTAATATATTTTTTAATATGGCTTGGATAATAAGATTTATATACATGCCAAAAATAAAGATTACTGAATAATTTATAAAACTTCTTTTAATAAGGTAAGGAGGTTTTATTATGAAAAAGCTTTTGGCTATTGGTATATTGTGTATAATGGTAACAGCTGTAATGTCTGGATGCGTAAGTGAGAAAGAGATAAACATAAATAATTCCAATAAAATCACCACTAACATGCCAGTATCTGAAAAAAATATTACAAAAATTTTAAAATACGCTAAAAATATGAACCTAATATATTATGATGAAAATGGAAATATTGTGAATCCCTACAATGGGGATAAGTGGAAATATAAGGTTTTTATTGATGCAACGGGACAGAAGTTTTTATTGAAGAACAAAGATGACCCAGTTCCAAGTTGGGCAAAAGAGAAGTTGGGAGATAACTTCAAAGTTATAAATGTGCCTTTAACAAGGGTTATTGTTATGAGTTCTACAGAGATTGCGTTAATGGAGGCAATAAATGATGATGGTTCAGTTATAGGGTCAGTTAAAGGAATAATGTGGGGAAAATCCTATAAGTGGTATTTTAAAGATATAAACAAAAGTTTAGCAGAAGGAAAAATAATTGATGTTGGTTCATCAAGTAATCCAAATTGGGATAAAATTATTGAAATCAACCCACAGGTTATATTTGTATATCCTGGCTATGATGGAGATAAGATTATAGCAAAATGTAAAGAGTTAGGAATAACCTATGTTGCTGATGCGGAGTATTTAGAAAACGACCCGCTTGGTAGGTGTGAATGGGTTAAGATGTTTGCTGCCTTTTACAACAAAGAACCTGAAGCAAAAAGATAT
It encodes the following:
- a CDS encoding tRNA (N(6)-L-threonylcarbamoyladenosine(37)-C(2))-methylthiotransferase — translated: MRVYVEGYGCVLNTADTEIIKNSLKKHGFEVVNNLEEADIAIINTCVVRLETENRMIYRINELKNLGKEVVVAGCLPKALKNKVKGFLHIYPREAHKAGEILKNYVEKHYRMPYIEEDINKTLYKKLDYLKPSLITPLPICEGCIGNCSYCIVKIARGGLISYPREKIVNKAKELINKGAKCLLITAQDTACYGFDIGDNLANLLNELTQIKGEFIMRVGMMHAKNAELILDELIEVYQNEKVGKFLHLPLQSGDDEILKRMKRGYTVDEFKDIVNEFRRKIKNLCFTTDIIVGFPGETEEQFQNTLEVLRELKPDYIHGAKYSQRKGTEAAKMKQIDTKIRKRRSEILDKLRRELSYLNNKKYIGKAMKVLVLDEGKGYTDNFKVVKFEGGEVGEFRKVKITDAKTFGLKGELIL
- a CDS encoding CBS domain-containing protein, giving the protein MISKYLVRDVMKKGVVEVTLDTKLSDVIKTMAKYDISSVVVSDGETFWGIITDTDVLKHYNDLDKTAEEIMTTNPITVSPEAPLEKAVEIMAEKGIHHLYVKSPCEDKIVGVLSSKDIIKLFSDLIE
- the radA gene encoding DNA repair and recombination protein RadA, whose protein sequence is MMDDLTQLPGVGPTTAEKLKEAGYTDFMKIATASIGELTEIDGISEKAAARIIEAARELCNLGFKSGTEVLSQRKNIWKLSTGSKNLDEILGGGLESQSVTEFAGMFGSGKTQIAHQACVNLQCPERIVADDAIKDEILNEPKAVYIDTEGTFRPERIVQMAEALGLDGNEVLNNIFVARAYNSDMQMLYAENVENLIREGHNIKLVIVDSLTSTFRTEYIGRGKLAERQQKLGRHMATLNKLADIYNCVVIVTNQVAARPDALFGPSEQAIGGHIVGHAATFRIFLRKAKGDKRVAKLYDSPHLPDAEAMFRITEKGIHD
- the fsr gene encoding coenzyme F420-dependent sulfite reductase translates to MYEWKLNEIVDSGVCARCGTCTIVCPNGILTFDERPKLIDECLRKGHGMCFEVCPRVSSAKYQIKIREKFYEKYYYAKSDIEGQDGGVVTAFLKYLLENGKIDGAIVVGDECWKPVSLVVQNAEDLLKTAKSKYAISTLDALRKAGEMGLEKVAVVGLPCQINGLRKLQYFPYHAKHDLELGRNGKPVKLPKIEYLIGLFCTEKFRYDNMKEVLSKHGIDIEKVEKFDIKKGKLLVYVNGEKKEFDLKEFEICSGCKMCRDFDAEMADVSVGCVGSPDGYSTIIIRTEKGEEIKNAVELKEGVNLEEIEKLRQLKLKRFKKEVERRRENNEYVSFYWTADYGGIGKRADGTYFIRVRAKPGGWYKPEEIKEILDIAEEYNAKIKVTDRAGYELHGISGFDVEDIVLRLREKGLLTGSEGPLVRATLACPGGGNCSSGLVDTTELARIIEDNFKERPAPYKFKIAISGCPNGCVRPQVHDIGIAGVKYPKVNEEKCNGCGRCAEVCKVEAIDIRGETSYTNYNVCVGCGKCIKNCPNEAREVKEEGYLVYVGGKTGREVVEGVKMKLMSVDEIINFIDKVLVVYGKYAEKPQRERLAAVMKRVGYGKFLEEVKELMKKEIC
- a CDS encoding nucleoside recognition domain-containing protein → MESMKISAYYTIRISIIVLTTVFIVNYIMSTGIMKKLSNMLSPILRRLKVNPLSISSTLACFFSPTVGYSILAEGLKENKVNEREVIGASLANSFPSVLSHTFTFFIPVVVPILGHTGVLYVLIRLGVALAKTIIGFLYLSIISEDYSFEMPEINKLNKKENAKKSFKSTIRFAKRLIPIMFFMMTLVLYLSKIGFFDYVEKFVQPITNLLNLNPNVGILALTEIMNVQAAIVMAGGFLNEGILSSKEVLIGLIIGNVLTFSTRYVKHSLPLHVSLFGAKLGTKIVMVNAAITLLLDIFIIAGLLLI
- a CDS encoding ABC transporter substrate-binding protein, with product MRKLFLLSILMIGVIVAFAGCVEESKTTTQLQQTTQSESQKAETQPKLGVNVVRYAETFKLYPHWDEGYCVVADSVGNKFVLVEGNAKAPNISDGKIIKVPVKRIVTDFYCPIISAADILNAYHHTIVGAPKYAVEKSPKLKELFDEGKVVDIGSPSKGVNYELIVNLTPDIVFLGDWKSEDVVEEKLKELGVTVSRFYTYQEPTYMGRVEWIKFAAAFWGSNAYKKADKWFENVVKVRENILKKVQNVTNEPTVVIFSWSKTKNMPGIYGNDSYYSKMIAEFKGKNVFDDYNRGYQYVDKETFYERAMNADVVILIWFYGDVKTKEDLLKINPNFAEFKAFKTGRFYVSHPDYYVWEARDPAGYMMDFAKMIHPELFGGDDDLKYYYKIK